Within the Acinonyx jubatus isolate Ajub_Pintada_27869175 chromosome E4, VMU_Ajub_asm_v1.0, whole genome shotgun sequence genome, the region ATTCTAGGATGATGATCGTCTTTCCCACTTCACTGACAAAGTTAACGCCAACAAAAAGGGACTTCTCTAAATTTCCGTAACCATCACCACCTTTCCACCAGAATCTATACACATAAACCCTTACCTCCCACCTGCAGCTGAAGAGGACTTAACCATGCACCTATCAAAAGTCAATCTCCCCGCTTGCAAATGAGATCCCATCTTTACTCAGTGACAATGCTCTAGAAATCCtcccatttcttttcctgaatcacaaatgtctccttctctctaccaaATCCTTCCCATCAATGTACAAACACATAATTTatttctcccatcttaaaaacaaaaacaaaacccttcacTTACCCTTACTTCCCTTGCCTGATACTGCCTTGTTTGCAAATTTGTATTCCTTCCTGGCAAAACTCTTTGAACAAGTTGTCTATATCCATTCTCTATAATTCCTTTCCTCCCATAGTCACTTATAATCACTGCaagccaggtttttttttcctacccactCTACCAAAGCTGTTTGTTCGCAGTTTTCCTCTTACTTGACTTATTACAAAGGTTTGATGTAGTCAGTCCCTCTGTCCTTGATATTTTCTTCACGCGGCTTCCAGAACACTCAACCCTTGGTTTACTTTATTGGTCACTCCTTAGTCTCTTTTGctgccttttccctcttcttcctaaGCTCTTAATGATTACACACTTTAGGGCTCACTCTTTGTTCTCTTCGCTattttcactcattctttcagTAAACTCATCCAGAATCACAACGCTTAATACCACCTCCACGCTAATTTTCCGTCTCCAGCCCAGACTTCTCTCCTGAACTTCAGACTTGCACATTCACTCCACTTCTCAACGTCTTCTCTTGGTGTCATCTAAAAACTCAGAAATGTTGAGTTTAAGCTCTTCTGATTCCTGATCTCTCACCATGAAAACTGCGTTGTCACCCACTTTCCGTACCTCAAATGATAGCAACTATGTTCTTCCGGTGGTTCAGATCAAAACTTTTAGACTCATCTTTGACTTCTGTCTTTATTACACTCCCACACATACCATTCAGCAAATCCAGTTGGCCTTCATTTCAAACATATCCAGAATCCAAACACTTCTCACTACCTCCAGCGCGATCCCCCTGGCCTGAGCCACCGTTACTTTTCTCCCGAGTTACTGCAATGTTCTCATTTAGGAATCGGCAAAGTGGTTTTGTAAAGGGCCatgtagcaaatattttctgctttggaGGCCATACTAGTCATTGGGCACCCAGTCATCTCTGCTGTTATAACgcaaatgggcatggctgtgtcccAACGTTAAGTTTGTTTCCAAAAAAGCAATGAGCTGAATTTGGACCCCAAGCCATAGTTTACCAACTCCTGATCTATCGGGCCTCTTTGTTTCCATCCACTATGATCTTTTCTCAAGTCAGAccatgtcacttctctgctcaaaGCCCCTACACGATCCACAGTCGTATCCCTAAATCTCATACCCATTGCACTCTCTCCTTAATCCACCCTGCTGCAGCTGCACCGATCCCCTCGCCGTTCCTCAAATAGGCCAGGCACGCTCAAGACTTGGGCGTCAGCACTGgttgtcccctcctcccccagataTCCACACGGCCCCTGTCCTCACCCTCCTCacttctctgctcaaatgtcaccctcATCAAGGAGGCCAATGCTGGCCACTATTTGAAATTACAGCCTTCCTCCATGACTCTCATGCCCCCTTActcttctctatttttcccttcccccccccaaacttACCACTTTCTAACATCAATaataatttactaatttatattaCTGCATCCCTAACCTTCCTGGAATACAAGCTCCATGAGGCCAGggaactttggattttattccctGGTGTATCCTGAGACCCTAGAGCCATGGATGACACATAGGAGGCATTCCCAAAAGGTGGGATGAATGGAATCCGTGTGGCATCCCTCAAATCCCAGAGATGTAGTGGGTCACTCAAGTCTCTATATTACTTCAATTCTTTTTCCGTGTTATTCTTATAGTCCTTTTTGTCCTGACTCATTTCTATGTAGGTAACCGCCTTTCCTATCACAACACATGATCTTCTTGGACATTTGCTATATGTTTGTTTGCCTGTCACGTAGCAAAAGGTCAGTCATGCCAACGTAATGAACCTACAAAGGTGCCACATATGCGTGGTTCTCTGTCGCCAAATCACTCACTCCACGAGCCAGTATTTGAAAGGTCTCTCCCCATACCCCACTCTCGAtacatctatacacacacaccgCTAATTGAGATCCTTTAAAACTCTTTTTCACATATTTGCTTAATTAGCTTGCATTGACCTCTGCAAAAACACTGGCCTCTGACGATCCTAAGAGGTAGTTTCCTGGCATGGACACCAGAGCATCAAAGAGTCAGCTGGAACGAAGGAAAGCATAACACAGCTGGATTTAATTATTCATGACAGGCAGCCGAATATATCTGACACAGGTCTTCTCCCTAACACATCACTCAAAACAGGCCGGTTTCAGGAAacggtagagagagagagaggaaaaaaaaaaaaaccaggatcAGGCCAAAATGTGTCCATAATACAAAGCAGATCATCTTTCACACGGATGACCTTAtgcattttgctttatatttttatgatggcCCCACATCTATAAGACTGCTGACCCTTTAAGACTCGGCGTGCTCCTATGTTGGGGCTTAGCAGTGGTGGCTCAGGTTCTCGGAAGAGGAGGTGGGTGAAGATCGCACCCATTCGTGAATCATCGTACGAGCCAACGGTCCTCCATGGTTCACGTAGAAGTGCAGGCATGTTTGCAATTAATTCATCTGGGAAGCGCAGGTGAGCACTTTCTACTTGCCTTCGACATTCACAGAAGGATTAACTGTATCTACGATCCAGTTTGTTTCTTTGGGCTTTTGCTTAGCAGGAAACGGGTGAGGATTTTAGGCGTTGCTTTGTTACGACCTAcccataattttaatatttctctcgTATGAAATCCACCCTCTCACCTGATGAAACGATGGGCTTTGGGTTGGCCATGCCCTTGGGTTGGCTCCTATTAAAAGAAGAGATTTCCTAATTAGGCAGAACCCAATTTTCTTGCTGCAGTCTCCTCCCAGATGCTTGATCCCTGAAGTCACTGCCTTCTTGTTTCTGTGCGTTTCCCGGTCCTGGTGAGCTTGCATTGTTGGATCACGGTTTTGACCAGTCTTGCACATCCCCGTGCTCGTACAACTGCAGAAACCCTTGCGGTTTTGTCCTGCTGCTTTGCTCTGATTTACGTTTGAAGCCAGAAATGTAGACTTCCCCTGAGTCTTTTTGCTTGGAACGTCACCTTTTATACGTTCAACAAAAACTTGGGTTTCAGCTGTCCTAGGGCTTATGCCTGTGACTGAGACTCTAACCATGAATGCTCCATTAAAGGGCTCAGAATTTAACAGAGAAAATAGCAAGGAGACTTGATTAGAATGCCACATGATTAGAGCTGTGATATGTTAAGCAGGGAGTGTGAGGGTAGCACGGAGTGAGGGCACCTAACCCAGCACCTAGGGGCTGAGGGAAGCTCTCCTAGACTCAGCAACGTCTAAGCAGTCTGTGCCAGACGAAAAAGGATGAGAGATGTTCTGTACTAAGGAGGTAACATCTATAAATGCTGTGAGCTACGAATCATACCAACTTTAGGGAACGCAAGTAGTTAAGTACAGGAGCAGGCGATGTGGAAAATCTGAGGCTGCGGAGGGAAGGCAGGGCTAGATCACAAAAGGCTTTATATGTCATTCTAAGGAGGTGAGGATTCATGCTATCACTGACGGGGAGTCACTGAAAGCTTACACATGACACGGTCAGGTTTATATTTCAGAAAGACTGGCATCGGTGCGGAGAATGGATTTCGCTCTGTAGCTACTCCCCTGAAACTGGCCCCTACGCCCGCCTTCTCTACCTAATCTTCCTGTGGCTCTGAACAGCTCAGCTCCACACCCCTTTTCCCGTCAGTATTCTCAAACAAAACTAATGATCAGAATCACTTAAGAgcttataaaaatacagataatctGAGCCTACTTTTTCGAACTGGATCCTCATGGGAATGGAGCCTGTCAGTCTCTGTTTTATAAAATCTTCCCATGTGATTCTGAGGCAGTTGGACTAGGGACAGAATTAGGGGACTAACAGAGACTGCTACTTGCACCACAACACAGATATGTCGATGAACATCAACAGTGAGTTTGGCTTGTTGCGTTAGATTAAAGATGGCTGGCACTCTAAATATCTTCCTTCTACATGATCTACACCTCTACTCCCAGGACTAGGAAAATCAATCCCTTACTTAAACCCTCCAGAACGTTCTCCTGTTGTTTAAATAACATGTCCAAACCTTAACACAACCCATTAGGCAGCGTAGTCTGGCTCCAATGATCTCTCCTCTCCAGCCACCCTTCCCTCTACCTTGTACTTGttatttgcgggggggggggggggggggggcaggcggggTGGATATTGATGCAATTTACAACCCCAACTTCTACTTTGTCAATTAAATTAAGGGTAGTTATGGAGTTGAGAAATTGTGTAAATCAGTAAAGATCTGAAAACTGTCtgaaaaaggggtgcctgggaggctcagtcggttgagcatttgacttcggctcaggtcctgatctcgtggttggtgagttcgagccctgcgtcaggctctgtgctgacagctcagagcctggagcctgcttcggattctgtgtctccctctctttcttcccctccctgactcatgctctgtgtctctctccctctctctctctctcaaaaataaatacacattaagaaaaactgTCTGAAAAGAATTGGAAAGTGACTTGACTTAGGAAGAGAAAGGGACTGCTGGTCAATCTTCAAGACTCATCTGAGTTAAAGAGCAAATTTCCACATCCAcattatttccatattatttcCATGTTATTTCCTCCCAAGCTCAAGAACCCAGGGGCAGAGAATATTGATAACTTGTCAACTACCATTTGCGTATTGGCAAAGCAGAAAGCCAAGAGATAAGAGAATTAAGGGTGCTGgtgtaaaagaaacagaaagtttcTGGAACGGGCCTAAAAAGATGATTCGGCTAATTTGTCCCAAGGGACAGAGGATTAAAACGTGAATGCCCGTGTTTAGCCGTATGCGGTCTGGTTGGCAATGGTTCACCATTTGATTTAGTTTTGGTCTTAGGCTTGTTCTCCAGTGGCTCTCACTGACATTCTGTCATGTTACCCTAGAGCATGGTGAGTAACAACAGTTAGAAGGTTCCAGAAGCAAAGTAAATCACTTCCCAGGACATAAATGAAACCACCAAGGTAATCCTATAATGAGGTAGCAAATGCTTCATAATGATTGTTTTCCTCCTAAGTTAGAACTCTGACTTACAAACATGATTTTTACGGTTACAGCATATCCATGCGGTAGACCTTCTTTAATTAAACTGATGTGTTGCATTTCGCACAAGACTCCGTCTGTCTCAAAACACAATATATGTCAATATACAAATATACGCCTCAACATGAAGATATTGGAGTGCTTCGAAGATAGGAGCAGTGACATTTAAACAttctgataataaaaatgaaatgctgtGCTTGAATGgtgttagattatttttaattaaaccaatGCCTTAAATTAATCCCATTAGTTCAGTTTTCAGGtttatcatttcccttcttttcccaacGTACATTCACATCAATGAAAGCAACGGGGCCAGACGCAATGAGGCAAGCGGTGTCGGAGGCCAGTGGCTAAAATTAGATTATCAATGACATTTACTTATCTGTTCACAGCTGAAATTTCAACGGTACAATGTTTTCTCCTGAAACGAGACGCTTCCTCATCACTGAAATGCAGGTTTCTGTTATCAGATTACACCCATATTACATCACTGGGTGGTGAAACTGACCCCAAATAGAAAGCGAAACCATATATACTTTTTCTGTGAAGAGAAAAGCTAAAGACAAGATTAAGCAATGGGTTTGTTTTCATAAGATTATTTTGACCCGTGCCTTTCGTAATTAGGGTGAGCTTTTACTTCTAAGAGAAACAGTCGTCCCGGAGAGGAAGGGAATAGAATGCATCTAACATGAGGGCAGAGCAAGGCGGGCCTAGACCTTACCCCATCCATCCCGGAATACTCCATAATGCAAATCTTCAGGGACCAGGGCAGTCTAGAATTTGTGAACACTGCTcccttttctggttttgtgtaCAATGTACATTTTGGGTGTATACGGCAGTCTCTTAAAACAGTTTTCCTGATGTTTCACTCCATTTATCTGCCGGGAAATCCACCGAGTGTGTGCACGTACTTATAAAATTAGTGGAAACTTGTACATACTACATTGAGCATTTCCAGACATGCACTGGATCCCTTCTCTCCATCCCGccacgcccccgcccccccccccccccaccgccgccgtGAATTATGAGGAGCGTACTTCTGTCCCAAAGCACCCCTGTGCAGTCCGGCCCCATTCCCACCTGCTGGTCAGGACTGTCCATCACTGTGCAGTGCGAACATCCACACCGGGATGCACTGTTCTGGAAAGCCATCCTGCTTCTTCTGGCCCAGCACCACCAGCCCGCTCTTCCTAATGAGGCTCCGGAGGATGTCCATGTCCCGAGTCACACTGCTGTCCGAGAGATCGAAGATACAGCCCTCCCGAGCCACGTTGTCCTTCAGTATGATGACACCGTTTTCCTTCAGGCCAGCTCGGCACCGGGAAAGAAATACAAGAAGGTCTTTGTCGGTCAGGTACCCTACAGGTGAGGCCAAGTAGATGGGGAAACAGGATggaatggtggggggtggggagggaagggagtagGAAGGTAGGAAAGATCACAAGGCTAAGAATCAGGAGACCATTGGTTCACTCattcatgaattatttaatagCCTGAATTGTTCTGGTTGTGGGAGGCTTCGATAGGAGGATAGGTATCGTCTCTGAGGAGGCTCAGTGTCCCATCTATAAACTAGATATTATGCCACCTGTTCTATCTACCTCATAGGCACGAAATAAACTATTGCCTTTCCCATGAATCCCCGCCATCGTCCCCAGACAACCCAACTTTGTCATTACTGCTCTGTGTCCCCTAGATACACACACTGAGACCAATATCTAACTCACTGCTGTCTCACTTCCTGGGAATTTAAATCTAAGGAAGTCCGGTTTTGCCCCTACATGGGGATAAACTCTTTTTGACCCcactttttcaagtttttcaagTATTTGGTTTTCTTTGCAGGGTTAGGTTGGTCCAAAGGCACTCCATCTCCAAGGATGGGAATTTTCAGGCTCATGACAGAGGATGTCAGGGGAGACGGTGGGAGGACCAGAGCTTCGGGGGGAGTTTCCATGATGCCTAAGGCTGCCTAACTACCCTTAGCACAACTACGACTACATCTCCCCGAACGTCCTTGCTCCCTCTCCGCAAATCCTCAAATTAGCCCCAAgtattgtcttctctctctctctcggaaggGGACAAAGGCAGATGCCATGCCATGCAGGACTGACCAGAGACCCACTGAATCCAGATGACATCATATCTCCCCAGTGGGGGTGTAAATTCCTGCAGGTTGTAGCAGTGGTAGCTTTCTACCTTGTCCCCGTTGACCTGCAGGTAGTTCTGGGCTTCGACGAGGAACGATTCCATCATGTCCACCAGTTCCACGCTTTTGAAAACCGGCAACAAGACATGCTTGCTGACCCTTCCTATTCCAGAGCCACAATCCAAGGCACAGTCTGTCCCAGCTCTCCCGGGGCCCTGCAGAAAGGTACCTTGTGGGATGCTTCAAGTACAGACACGTACCCTGAGTCTAGGATACTCCGGTTACCTCTTTGAACCAATTTTATTTAGGTcaattttcatataataaaatgtactaTTTTAAGTGTACCATTCAATGCATCCAGGCACGTACCGACTACCACAAATAAGTTCTAGAACATCCAATTGGCTCTTTCAAGAAATAGCCAACACTGCTAGTGtttactttctttgttttatcCAAATAGAGGTCTTGAAAAGAATTACAAAGtaagattttagaaaataatgttttaggtCTAAAAACTCAGTAATTTCCTCTAAGAAATGGGTCATAGAAAGCCCTATAAAGTAGAATGTTATTAACTGTAAATTTGGGTCAAGCCCACAGCTAAATGGACCTGCATGGTAGCTTATTGctttgtgaaagagagaaagaaagaaagaaagaaagaaagaaagaggaaagaaagaaaaggggaaaggacagggaggagaggggagagaggaagggaggggaggagaggggaggggagggaagggaagggagggaagggaaggggagggaggaaaggggaggggaggaaaggggaggggaggagagggaggggagggagggaagggaagggaaggaagggaaggaagggaaaggaagggagagaggagacgcGAGGTGAAATGAAGCGAAGCCGGAAAACCTTACAGACAGAATTTTACTTCAAACCCACCCCGATGGCACACAGCACATTCACATGGATAGAAGGTGTTTGTGGCAAAGTCTCCTTATCTCTTTTAATGCTAGAAATTGTTTCCTGTCTTTGTAAGAGAAACTGTACGATGTACTGTGCACAAAACCccctaaaattgtttttataaagtaggtctcggggaccctgggtggctcagtcagttgagcgtccaactttttatcttggctcaggtcatgatctcatggttcatgagatcgagccccacgtggggttctgtgctgatggtgcagagcctgcttgggattctctctctccctttctctctaaccacccccctctttctcaagatataaaaataaaaaatcaactttaaaaagtaataaaaataaagtaggtcTGTACACTAAATTAACCGGAGGtgaaggatggatagatggtggAGGAGGAAATCAGCCAATGAAAACTTTCTCAAACTTGCTTCTGTAAAGTAGTATATTCAtatgcacatatgcatatatatatatatatatatggccagctgcacatatgcatatatgcatatatatatatatatatatatatatatatatatggccagCTGAAACTCTGAGATATATATTATTCGGTCTGTCTATATTATCTGGTCTAAATTATTTGTCCATAATTGGGATGACTGCTAAATAGATTTTATGctagaaattataataataagaTCTTGCCAATCAAGATCTTAAGGAGAAAGCCTACTCTTGTTTTCTCAGAAACTAAGGATTTAAGAAAAGATTTGAGCAGAAGGAAACATCAGAAATGCCACTTTCTAGTCCACTCAAAGGGCCTTCTGTACAGCAATAAAGGCACAGTGAAGAACAAAAAGTGAAGACATTTTGGCTTCTTTTCAAATGGAATCATAATAAGCATGATTTATCATGGGCTTATATATAGAAGCTCTTTGCATCTGTAATAACTAACATCAAAACAACTCCACAAGATAATGATTACCCCCCAGTTTGAAGCTGAGGAATCTTGGGTTTCCACAGCTAATGGCAGACCTAGAACTTGAACAGGGAACTGTGTGAATCCAAAGGCAGTTCTACCTTAGAGCAGTCCCCTCAAGCGCCAACTCCGATTCCCTTGATAGTATCTGTCCGATGCTacgttgaaaaaaattctaaggcTTCACTGAGACTGAGCAGGAAAGAGCTCTGTGATTGACTAGTGATGTCTCCCTTGAGTATGGGAAGGGGGACGTGGTGGTACCCATACCATGTATTTGCCATTTCCACTTACGATGCCACCTCCCTCATTCAGATATTATAACGTAAACTAAACtcattcagagaaaaagaagacctAGGCTAAAGGCTTATGCTGTGAGCGCCATAAAGAAAACATCCCTTAAGTAAATCCACAACATAAACGCGATGGGTGGGATAAGTATAGGAACGTTATCGTAAGCTGTCGAAATGATCTTAGTAGAAATGTGTATACTCAGAGATTACTACAAATTTTTCTTACCATTACTTGGCCTTAAAGTCTCCACAGATCATGTTGTTCACATTATCGTAGCAAGTGGCCTTAGAATTAGAACCATAGAAGGATAAAGCAAAGAGGGCTCAGAGACCTATGCCAGAGATGTCAGATTACAATAGCTGACCTCCTTTTTCTCATTGAACAAATAAACCTGAAGCTGCTCTTGTTAAAGTGAGGCAGAGCCTCACCCGCTCACCCTTCCTGTCATTCTCCCAGTAGGACCTTGAAGGATCTCAGCAAAACCCTAGAGTGCTTAAAGCACTCATGTCTAATTTCCCTACTTTTTTATaccaagaaactgaggctcagagaggtgaaatgttTGAAATAGAATTCCCTTGAAAATTCTCACtctctgatttatatttttcaccAACGGAGACGTGCGATATTTGACTATAATTACTTTCGAGACAATGGTCATTTACAAATACAGAAAGGTACCTTTCACCCAAATTGTGTGTACTGCTCGCCTCTCACCACTGTGGCTTAgttgtatttattgtatttcacTGCATACGGCTGCCACTGCCTcccatattctttctctctctcattcacatGCAGCTCGTATGGGAAGGGGTATTTAAAGCccattctcggggcgcctgggtggctcagtcggttaagcgtccgactttggctcaggtcatgatctcacggtccgtgagttcgagccccgcatcgggctctgtgctgacagctcagagcctggaacctgcttcggattctgtgtctccctctctctctgcccctaacccactcgcattctgtctctgtctcagaaataaacagacattaaaaaagaaaatttaaagaccATTCTCAGGCACATCTCCTGCCTCCTGGACACCAAGGCTGCCTGTATTGAAATCTGATGTCCTTCTATGAATGTGACTGGACCTATATACAAGGTGTGATTTCAAAACAAGATGTTTTGTTAATTCCATTCTCATTTATGGTATTGTCTTCATACTTATGGATtcatataaaatagtaaaatactcTTGGGaatttggtttttagttttgattctgcctatatgttttgttttcaaagacatCATTGTAAGTTCATTCCTGTGGGATTTAAAACTCAAAAGGAAGTGCTGAATGCCACTGTATGGAAACCGTGAAATATAACAAGTGAGACCCAGAGTTTTTAATCATCCAATCTCTGAGAAATGTCAATAGATAAATACTGTCAAATACTGATTACTTTTTACAAATTGCCACTTTCCCCCACTAGAAAGCTAAAATGAGGACCGTTATCAGCTGTGCCATTGACATCACCTTGgcatcatttgtttatttgctaaaGTAAACATAAATGCAGCAAGTTTAAACAACTTTTCTCGCTGTCCTCTGTCACTAAGTgttgaaaggaaagcaaaacttcAAATTAAACAATCTGCCTTTTCCCAGTTGACATAAGGATAAATCATGTCAGATACTCATATTCCATAACTCCTTGTATCTTGACCTGGATACTAATTTAGCAGATTATTGAGGTCAAAGtacaaaaatatcatttctttaaaaagactgtTTAGACTCAGTTAGAGGTCACAGTTTCACAATGAGCCTTGTCTCCTAAGAAGGACTCCTTATATTTGTTTGAAAAGAGCAGGCTCCTCTTTTCCAACACAAATATGCAAGCACAAGgctgtttcctttcccaggtcCATGGGCGTTGTATGGGCTCTGTCTGACCAGCATCCCTGTGGTCAGCTTGGCACTCCACATGGAGTGACAAGACAGCTGGGTTACTAACTAAGCTTCTGAAATGCACTGGGATCAAAGTCAGCCTCACCACGAGGCAGGCAGAAGGGAGAGCTTTCGGCCAGGCCGGAGGAGATTTGAGGtctgtggtacacacacacacacacacacacacacacacacacacacacaccaaggatTTTTCTGCTTCatgagacaaatggaaaaaatatgtcaCGGTTAAGAGTAGAGAGTCTGGTGTCAGACAGGCCTGGCTGGACTTcagtccctgctctgtctcttacCGGCTGCATAACCTTGACGACTTAGTTAACGTCTCCAAACCTCGGTTTCTACCAATGTAAAAAATACGGATGATAATAGTACTTACCTTCTAGAATTCTTTTGAAAAGTAATCAAGACGATACTTCTAAAGTGCTAGGCAGAGGGACTATTGCAGGAAAAGCACTCCGTGAAATCAGTCAGTGATACTGATTTAGAAATACTCCGGGTTATCCTGACCTACAAACATTTATGGACGTCATCTCCAGCTTCATGGTCCTTCGTGGCCACAGCTGATGTTCAGACACGTCGGCCCCGATGGATGCTCCATCCTGATTTAACTTCTCTGCTCAGACACTTGGTGCTCCATGGAGGTTGGATGTGAAGTGAACTTCACCTTAACACTCGGGATATTCTTGATAGTGCACTTGAAAACCTAACTcagatatttataatattgataATGCTTCCCTTATCAGGATACAATGGGCTCCAAATTTCAAACAGATGACTTCCAAATGAATTGGAACGAAACCCGGTTGCCAGTTAGGACTTTGTCTTCAGTAGGACCAACAATAGCTTTGTGGTATCGGCAGCTTTATTAAATCTATTCTAGCAACTAAATGAAGTTCCTGAAACTCTAATGAA harbors:
- the NTMT2 gene encoding N-terminal Xaa-Pro-Lys N-methyltransferase 2, producing MAHLGAHFAFRSRWQKTDDELCRHSMSFILHRAIRNDFFQSYLYLLEKIPLVKLYALTSQIINGEMQFYARAKLFYQEVPATEEGMMGNFIELSIPDIQASRDFLRKFVGGPGRAGTDCALDCGSGIGRVSKHVLLPVFKSVELVDMMESFLVEAQNYLQVNGDKVESYHCYNLQEFTPPLGRYDVIWIQWVSGYLTDKDLLVFLSRCRAGLKENGVIILKDNVAREGCIFDLSDSSVTRDMDILRSLIRKSGLVVLGQKKQDGFPEQCIPVWMFALHSDGQS